A window of the Glaciimonas sp. CA11.2 genome harbors these coding sequences:
- a CDS encoding glycosyltransferase: protein MIMPISNMVEAGSAAALASFASSVLIVMSQGWHGKHSFDHDLSGVQKFHTTAVPRVGGIAVITGIIFSLVFLAFSNPLVETEVDIKDAFKLLLAACPIFFAGTMEDLTKKVSVRVRLCASILSALLASWLLGATIDGLDIWGVDTLLTLAPIAIVVTAFVVAGGTNAINIIDGFHGVAASAVIIMLAALGFLAWRQGDMFVTQLAILGVGSAFGFLLVNYPTGRLFVGDGGAYLLGFLVSEIMILLLIRNPAVNAWQVLAICAYPVIEVLNSIYRRKFIRKASPGRPDSLHLHTLIYRRLVCQMVRHNPNRPWIRNASVVCFVGAWIAVMGFAAVMLGDGIPGAVAVVLVQVFLFMMVYARLVRGRWSRFSNRVKTIGLLSVRDVELP, encoded by the coding sequence ATGATAATGCCCATATCAAATATGGTCGAGGCCGGTTCGGCCGCGGCTTTGGCCAGTTTTGCCTCTAGCGTGTTGATCGTGATGTCGCAAGGTTGGCACGGTAAGCATTCATTTGACCACGATCTATCTGGCGTACAAAAATTCCACACCACCGCGGTTCCACGCGTTGGGGGAATTGCAGTGATCACTGGCATTATCTTCTCTCTCGTATTTCTTGCCTTCAGCAATCCGCTGGTGGAAACGGAGGTTGACATAAAAGATGCCTTCAAACTTCTACTCGCAGCATGTCCGATTTTTTTTGCAGGGACGATGGAAGACTTGACAAAAAAAGTTTCCGTACGGGTGCGGCTATGCGCAAGCATCCTGTCAGCCTTACTAGCAAGTTGGTTGTTGGGCGCTACGATTGATGGCCTTGACATATGGGGGGTGGACACGTTGTTGACACTTGCGCCGATTGCGATTGTGGTTACAGCCTTTGTTGTTGCAGGTGGCACAAACGCCATTAATATCATCGATGGATTTCATGGCGTCGCCGCAAGTGCCGTCATTATTATGTTGGCAGCCCTAGGCTTTCTCGCTTGGCGTCAAGGCGACATGTTTGTGACTCAATTAGCGATATTAGGAGTAGGTTCTGCGTTCGGTTTTCTATTGGTTAACTATCCTACCGGCCGCTTGTTTGTAGGCGATGGCGGCGCATATCTTTTGGGTTTTTTGGTCTCCGAGATCATGATCTTGCTGCTGATACGCAACCCTGCAGTCAACGCATGGCAAGTTCTGGCAATCTGCGCGTATCCGGTTATCGAGGTATTAAACAGCATTTACCGCAGAAAATTCATTCGTAAGGCTAGTCCGGGACGCCCCGATAGCCTCCATCTTCATACGCTGATTTATCGTCGCCTGGTATGTCAGATGGTTCGCCACAATCCAAATAGACCGTGGATTCGAAATGCTTCTGTGGTTTGTTTTGTTGGGGCATGGATTGCGGTTATGGGTTTTGCCGCGGTCATGTTGGGGGACGGTATTCCTGGTGCTGTGGCAGTTGTTTTGGTGCAGGTGTTCTTGTTTATGATGGTGTATGCGCGGTTGGTGCGTGGGCGTTGGAGTCGTTTTTCAAACAGGGTGAAAACGATAGGCTTGCTGAGTGTAAGGGATGTCGAACTACCGTAA
- the fcl gene encoding GDP-L-fucose synthase, translating into MQKNKVIFVAGHRGMVGAAILRELKKRDYKNIITRTHTELDLEDQGQVKAFFESQRIDEVYMAAAKVGGIHANHTYPAEFIYQNLMVEANVIHQSWKTGVQKLLFLGSSCIYPRLAEQPIKEKYLLTGRLEPTNEAYAIAKIAGIKLCESYNRQYGTDYRSVMPTNLYGPGDHYHPTNSHVIPGLIRRFHEAKVVDARHVSVWGSGTPRREFLHVEDVADACVHVMELDRINYDAHTLPMGSHINIGTGEDVTIRELAEIIMNVVGFKGELMFDLSKPDGPPQKLLDVSLMGEMGWKANIDLIKGIKLAYEAFLVAEKK; encoded by the coding sequence ATGCAAAAAAACAAAGTAATTTTCGTGGCAGGTCACCGCGGCATGGTAGGCGCTGCCATTTTGCGTGAGCTCAAGAAGCGCGATTATAAAAATATTATTACTCGCACCCATACGGAACTCGACTTAGAGGATCAAGGGCAAGTAAAGGCGTTTTTTGAGTCGCAGCGAATTGACGAAGTGTATATGGCGGCAGCTAAGGTTGGCGGTATTCATGCCAACCACACATACCCCGCTGAATTTATTTACCAAAACTTGATGGTCGAAGCGAATGTGATTCATCAGTCATGGAAGACTGGTGTTCAAAAACTGTTATTTCTAGGCTCATCCTGCATCTATCCGCGTTTAGCCGAGCAACCGATAAAAGAGAAATATCTGCTTACTGGACGACTTGAACCTACCAACGAAGCGTATGCAATAGCGAAGATAGCTGGTATAAAATTGTGCGAAAGCTACAATCGACAATACGGTACAGATTATCGCAGCGTTATGCCGACAAACCTATACGGTCCCGGAGATCATTATCATCCAACAAATAGTCATGTAATTCCGGGCTTAATTCGACGCTTCCACGAAGCTAAAGTAGTCGATGCAAGACATGTTTCAGTATGGGGTAGCGGAACGCCGCGCCGCGAATTTTTACATGTTGAAGACGTTGCTGATGCTTGCGTGCATGTGATGGAACTCGATCGTATAAATTACGACGCACATACTTTGCCAATGGGGTCGCACATAAATATTGGGACTGGCGAAGATGTGACAATTCGCGAATTGGCTGAAATAATAATGAATGTGGTGGGTTTTAAAGGGGAGCTTATGTTCGACCTAAGCAAACCGGATGGTCCGCCTCAGAAACTACTTGACGTATCTCTAATGGGTGAAATGGGATGGAAGGCAAATATAGATTTGATAAAGGGAATCAAGCTAGCCTATGAAGCGTTCCTGGTGGCTGAAAAAAAATGA
- a CDS encoding glycosyltransferase family A protein → MRKKEYNVSVVIPNYNGEKFIAQAIECILAQNVSSLIELIIVDDASTDNSVNLIEEKIRDITWAKLVSLKINVGRSKARNLGVAVSKYSLILFLDNDDLLPSDYIKNLLNLANITKLIEIVIAGQKNYFLDGEYGLRGPLEIHDSSLESILLGKFFVPTGFMISKNIFEELEGFDALLHEREDWDFASKLCIAGYSIIASDMPVWVRLHQNNNSKNHERFISATLKVHERLATYFKITGDKKMHAKLCSYTASQIARRPVKLALRFCGLKIAFKALFIDIRVSIGQSIFFTIARLLIRMTIRNKNT, encoded by the coding sequence ATGCGAAAAAAAGAGTATAACGTTTCCGTCGTAATCCCTAATTACAATGGAGAGAAATTTATTGCTCAGGCAATAGAGTGCATTCTTGCTCAAAACGTAAGTTCTTTAATTGAATTAATAATTGTCGACGACGCCTCAACTGATAACTCTGTTAATTTAATTGAAGAAAAGATAAGAGATATAACCTGGGCAAAGTTGGTTTCTTTAAAAATAAATGTGGGTCGCTCCAAAGCAAGAAATTTAGGCGTTGCAGTATCAAAATATTCTCTGATTCTTTTTCTGGATAATGATGACTTGCTACCGTCTGATTATATTAAAAATTTATTAAATCTTGCGAATATTACTAAACTAATTGAGATTGTAATCGCAGGGCAAAAAAATTATTTCCTTGACGGGGAGTATGGGTTGAGAGGCCCACTGGAAATACATGATAGTTCTTTGGAAAGTATTTTATTAGGAAAATTTTTTGTACCAACGGGGTTTATGATTTCAAAAAATATATTTGAAGAACTCGAAGGTTTTGATGCACTTTTACACGAACGTGAAGATTGGGATTTCGCCTCAAAACTATGTATCGCTGGCTATTCTATTATTGCCAGCGATATGCCCGTTTGGGTGAGGTTGCACCAAAACAATAATAGTAAAAATCACGAAAGATTTATTTCAGCTACTCTAAAGGTCCATGAACGTTTAGCTACGTATTTCAAAATTACCGGCGATAAGAAAATGCACGCGAAATTATGCTCTTATACGGCTTCTCAGATTGCTCGAAGACCAGTGAAATTAGCTTTAAGGTTTTGTGGATTAAAGATTGCGTTTAAAGCCTTATTTA
- a CDS encoding lipopolysaccharide biosynthesis protein: protein MKRSVRQTIVQLFQIIATLGLTIYSARILGPEGRGYATTILATLQLLTWLSTLGIGRGLSKFGTNGTGLSPKKIQWTLLVYAIVAVSFVWLIFYFYPGSKIFSGMHATFFFVLVIFLLNDFVKNGLMGNGYYKEYGRTCNIETLAYVISGFLLFKAGYGAVSLIYGAAIASFISLLFGWRKIVVNELSKSTNGDQISLVTVVRFCLKTHVVDIPRMFLMQAPQLYIARFIGLGEAGLYNVSTAIANVCLTFIKPVAAILLSEKKRDENVARQSLHAVVILCIPLFLSYAFVKLFGNDLFTAIFGSKFGMGMKYLDLALFIGFFSTLSQIYFSAAMAISRPEIGAISAVSALLVGIGIHLLSQNTSHFGGNSLLVGLISIDFILLAVIYHAKKRV, encoded by the coding sequence GTGAAACGATCTGTAAGGCAAACTATCGTTCAATTATTTCAAATAATAGCCACACTTGGATTAACAATTTATTCTGCAAGAATATTAGGACCAGAAGGACGAGGTTATGCCACCACAATACTGGCTACTTTGCAGTTGCTTACGTGGTTATCAACATTAGGTATCGGAAGAGGCTTATCAAAATTTGGTACCAATGGAACTGGATTAAGTCCAAAAAAAATTCAATGGACGTTATTAGTCTACGCCATAGTTGCTGTTTCATTTGTCTGGCTAATATTTTATTTTTATCCTGGCTCCAAAATATTCAGCGGTATGCATGCGACTTTTTTCTTCGTTTTAGTTATATTTCTTTTAAATGATTTTGTAAAAAATGGATTAATGGGGAACGGTTATTACAAAGAATATGGAAGAACATGTAATATTGAAACATTGGCATATGTCATATCAGGATTTTTATTATTTAAAGCTGGTTATGGTGCCGTTTCATTAATATATGGTGCAGCGATTGCCTCTTTTATTTCACTATTATTTGGCTGGAGAAAAATTGTCGTTAATGAATTATCGAAAAGTACTAATGGAGATCAAATAAGTCTGGTAACGGTAGTAAGATTTTGTTTGAAGACGCATGTAGTTGATATTCCCCGCATGTTTCTTATGCAGGCTCCTCAGCTTTATATTGCGAGATTCATTGGACTGGGTGAAGCCGGCCTCTATAATGTTTCTACAGCCATCGCGAACGTTTGTCTGACTTTTATTAAGCCTGTTGCAGCGATATTACTCTCGGAGAAGAAAAGAGATGAAAATGTAGCACGACAAAGCTTGCATGCTGTAGTAATTCTCTGTATCCCTCTCTTCTTAAGTTATGCGTTTGTGAAATTGTTTGGTAATGATTTATTTACCGCGATTTTTGGTTCTAAATTTGGGATGGGAATGAAATACTTAGATTTAGCTTTATTTATTGGATTTTTCAGCACTTTGTCCCAAATATATTTTTCAGCTGCAATGGCAATATCACGACCAGAAATTGGTGCCATTTCTGCAGTATCTGCATTATTAGTGGGGATTGGAATACATTTACTTTCACAAAACACTTCCCATTTTGGGGGCAACTCCTTACTCGTTGGACTTATATCAATAGACTTTATCTTGCTTGCCGTCATATATCATGCGAAAAAAAGAGTATAA
- the gmd gene encoding GDP-mannose 4,6-dehydratase, which yields MNPSHPKVALITGITGQDGSYLAEFLLEKGYIVHGIKRRASQFNTARVDHLYQDPHIDHRNFVLHYGDLSDGTNLIRIIQQTQPDELYNLAAQSHVAVSFESPEYTGDIDGMGTLRLLEAIRILGLEKKTRFYQASTSELYGLVQETPQTETTPFYPRSPYAVAKLYAYWMTVNYREAYGLYACNGILFNHESPRRGETFVTRKITRGLANIALGLEPCLYLGNLDSLRDWGHARDYVRMQWLMLQQDEPDDFVIATGKQVSVREFVSKSAAQLGIDLRFEGQGVNEVAIVQAVSGDKARAIEIGDVIVKVDSRYFRPAEVETLLGDPTKAKEKLGWVPEITLDEMIIEMIAHDFDLASQHALLKKNGYKISVSVE from the coding sequence ATGAATCCATCGCATCCAAAAGTCGCTCTCATTACCGGAATCACTGGGCAAGACGGTTCTTACCTAGCTGAATTTTTGCTTGAAAAAGGATACATAGTTCATGGTATCAAGCGCCGGGCTAGTCAATTTAATACGGCACGCGTGGACCATTTATACCAAGATCCCCATATAGATCATAGAAACTTTGTTTTGCACTACGGTGACTTGTCAGATGGAACCAATTTGATTCGCATCATCCAGCAAACACAACCAGATGAACTTTACAATTTAGCCGCGCAAAGCCACGTGGCTGTAAGCTTCGAGTCGCCAGAATATACCGGTGACATCGACGGAATGGGAACTCTACGGTTATTAGAGGCGATTCGTATTTTGGGTTTGGAGAAAAAAACACGGTTTTACCAAGCAAGTACGAGTGAACTTTATGGCCTTGTTCAAGAGACTCCGCAAACGGAAACAACACCTTTTTATCCTCGTAGTCCTTACGCTGTTGCTAAGCTATATGCCTACTGGATGACGGTAAATTATCGTGAGGCATATGGTTTGTATGCGTGCAACGGTATTTTGTTTAACCATGAGAGTCCTCGGCGAGGGGAAACATTTGTAACGCGGAAGATAACGCGAGGCTTGGCTAACATCGCCTTAGGTTTGGAACCCTGTTTATATTTGGGAAATTTAGATTCTTTGCGTGATTGGGGACATGCGCGTGACTACGTTCGTATGCAATGGTTAATGTTGCAACAGGATGAGCCAGACGATTTTGTTATTGCCACGGGTAAGCAAGTTTCTGTTCGTGAGTTTGTCAGTAAGAGCGCGGCTCAACTCGGTATTGACCTCCGTTTTGAAGGCCAAGGAGTAAACGAAGTCGCCATCGTACAAGCTGTGAGTGGCGATAAGGCCCGAGCAATAGAGATAGGCGACGTGATAGTTAAAGTAGATTCTCGTTATTTTCGACCCGCGGAAGTGGAAACTCTTTTGGGTGATCCGACAAAAGCGAAAGAAAAACTTGGCTGGGTGCCCGAGATTACGTTAGATGAAATGATAATAGAAATGATAGCCCACGATTTTGACCTAGCTAGCCAGCACGCGCTATTAAAGAAAAATGGTTATAAGATTTCCGTAAGCGTTGAGTAG
- a CDS encoding glycosyltransferase family 4 protein, producing the protein MKKFALWAPDMASRGGVQSYMWRLWEMLHQIDDASICGLVLNNTSAQLNEKSVETAAAICGCAGSKVRFVFEALSGRYKGHVVIVGHLHLSPITWLARRVGLIKGYIIILHGIEAWKRNTFLERLALRQADSVVATTNFTAIENKKVNGLLGGNYHIISLCAERMVAAPSQKFMLAGKFPVLFVARLAAEERYKGIDTLIDSIKCLRSEGIAVTLNVVGDGDDRDRIEQYAQSAGVGELCKFFGRLSDEDLQAAYQAAKLFIMPSKKEGFGIVFLEAMRYGVPCIGGNHGGTPEVIENGLDGLLVEYGDVSALVHSISYYVNNLDARNSAGRLAKTHFDEKFNFKNYSAHWHTHLIRLAK; encoded by the coding sequence ATGAAAAAGTTCGCATTGTGGGCTCCTGATATGGCTTCACGCGGAGGCGTACAAAGTTACATGTGGCGACTTTGGGAGATGCTGCATCAAATTGACGATGCATCGATCTGCGGTCTCGTATTAAACAATACGTCTGCGCAACTTAATGAAAAGTCGGTTGAGACTGCCGCAGCGATCTGCGGCTGTGCTGGGAGTAAAGTCCGTTTTGTTTTTGAGGCTTTAAGTGGCCGGTACAAGGGGCACGTTGTAATTGTTGGACATTTACATCTAAGCCCAATAACTTGGCTGGCAAGGCGAGTGGGCCTTATAAAAGGCTACATAATAATTCTTCATGGCATTGAAGCATGGAAACGTAATACTTTTCTTGAGCGTTTGGCCTTGAGACAAGCTGATTCGGTTGTGGCAACAACCAACTTTACTGCTATTGAAAATAAAAAGGTTAATGGATTACTTGGGGGAAATTACCATATTATTTCTCTTTGCGCAGAGCGTATGGTCGCGGCGCCCAGTCAAAAATTTATGCTCGCTGGAAAGTTTCCCGTTCTATTTGTCGCTAGGCTTGCAGCAGAAGAACGATATAAAGGAATAGATACGTTAATTGATAGCATTAAGTGTTTACGGTCAGAAGGTATTGCAGTCACATTAAATGTTGTAGGCGATGGTGATGATCGTGATCGTATTGAGCAATATGCCCAAAGCGCAGGAGTGGGAGAGTTGTGTAAATTCTTTGGACGTTTATCTGACGAAGATCTTCAGGCTGCTTATCAGGCAGCAAAGTTATTCATTATGCCGAGCAAAAAAGAAGGGTTTGGAATCGTGTTTCTGGAAGCAATGCGGTATGGCGTACCCTGTATCGGCGGCAATCACGGTGGAACGCCCGAGGTTATCGAGAATGGACTTGACGGCCTGCTTGTTGAATATGGTGATGTGAGCGCTTTAGTGCATTCCATATCTTATTACGTCAATAACCTTGACGCGCGTAATAGCGCTGGCCGGCTTGCAAAGACTCATTTCGATGAAAAATTCAACTTTAAAAATTATTCGGCTCACTGGCACACTCATCTGATCAGGTTGGCAAAATAA
- the asnB gene encoding asparagine synthase (glutamine-hydrolyzing): MCGLVAIFAYASTGPAIDREELIKIRDHMGKRGPDGAGHWISANGKVGLGHRRLAIIDLSEGGHQPMGSKDGNVQIIFNGEIYNFKELRNELEQKGHYFNSHSDTEVLLAAWLEWGEDMCSRLRGMYAFVIWDSNKQGLFLARDPFGIKPLYISDNGTTMRIASQVKALLAGGAIDTRTDAAGQVGFYLWGHIPEPYTLYKGVRSIPAGTACWISTSGANRQIRFFDIAELVAEGEVNACDMSPDDARHVVREAMLDTMKHHLIADVPVGIFLSSGVDSTALAALAKEVSGEKVHTLTIGFDEYRGTHLDEVPLAEKFARKIGSEHQTRWVNREEFVELKGQFLNAMDQPTIDGLNSYFVCKAAADAGFKVAISGLGGDELLRGYPAFRQIPRLVNTVGPFSGLPGLGRGLRFASAPFFSRTMTPKYSGLLEYGGSYGGAYLLRRALMMPWELYSVLEPGTVKEGLDELNTVYLLNQSERHLKQPHSKVAALEACWYMRNQLLRDSDWTSMAHSVELRVPLVDIPTWQKVLTTGAGISGKQLLGSAPVPPLPDEIVFRAKTGFSVPIGSWHANKVVKSQRQPTIRAWSRHVIEHFTNAIEPDFKAHL; this comes from the coding sequence ATGTGTGGTTTAGTTGCTATATTTGCTTATGCCTCCACTGGTCCTGCAATTGACCGAGAAGAGTTGATAAAAATTCGTGATCATATGGGCAAGCGGGGACCGGATGGCGCTGGTCATTGGATTTCTGCAAATGGAAAAGTTGGCCTTGGTCATAGACGGTTGGCAATTATTGATCTCTCAGAAGGTGGACACCAACCAATGGGATCGAAAGATGGGAATGTCCAAATAATATTTAATGGGGAAATTTATAACTTCAAGGAATTACGTAATGAATTGGAGCAAAAAGGACATTACTTCAACAGCCATAGCGACACAGAAGTGCTTCTTGCTGCATGGTTAGAGTGGGGCGAAGACATGTGTTCAAGGTTACGCGGAATGTATGCATTCGTGATTTGGGATTCTAATAAACAGGGACTCTTCCTTGCACGAGACCCGTTTGGTATTAAGCCCCTTTACATATCAGATAACGGGACGACCATGCGAATTGCGTCGCAGGTAAAAGCCCTGTTGGCGGGTGGGGCGATCGACACACGTACCGATGCTGCTGGCCAAGTAGGCTTTTACCTTTGGGGACACATTCCAGAGCCATATACCTTGTATAAAGGGGTACGAAGTATTCCTGCAGGTACTGCTTGCTGGATATCAACAAGTGGAGCAAATCGTCAAATACGATTTTTTGATATTGCCGAATTGGTTGCCGAAGGAGAGGTAAACGCTTGTGATATGAGTCCAGACGACGCTCGTCACGTAGTGCGAGAAGCGATGCTTGACACAATGAAGCATCACCTAATCGCAGATGTTCCCGTGGGAATTTTTTTATCATCAGGTGTGGACTCTACTGCGTTGGCAGCACTGGCTAAGGAAGTCAGTGGCGAAAAAGTACATACACTAACGATTGGTTTCGATGAGTATCGTGGCACTCATTTAGATGAAGTACCTCTTGCAGAAAAATTTGCCAGGAAGATTGGCTCCGAGCATCAAACCCGTTGGGTTAATCGTGAGGAGTTCGTAGAGCTCAAAGGCCAATTCCTGAACGCGATGGATCAGCCGACTATTGATGGCCTCAACAGCTATTTTGTTTGTAAAGCCGCGGCAGATGCTGGTTTCAAAGTAGCAATTTCTGGATTAGGAGGGGATGAGCTTCTACGTGGGTATCCAGCCTTTCGACAAATCCCAAGATTGGTTAATACGGTTGGTCCTTTTTCTGGCTTGCCAGGATTAGGGCGGGGATTACGTTTCGCTAGTGCGCCATTTTTCTCACGAACGATGACGCCGAAATATTCCGGATTACTTGAGTATGGTGGGAGCTACGGTGGAGCTTACCTGCTGCGCCGCGCTCTCATGATGCCTTGGGAGCTTTACAGTGTCCTCGAGCCGGGCACCGTTAAAGAGGGGTTGGACGAGCTCAATACTGTTTATTTGCTTAATCAGAGCGAGAGGCATTTAAAGCAACCGCATAGTAAAGTCGCGGCGTTAGAAGCATGCTGGTATATGAGAAATCAGCTATTACGTGATAGCGATTGGACTAGCATGGCCCACTCCGTTGAGCTTCGCGTCCCGCTTGTCGATATTCCGACGTGGCAGAAGGTATTAACCACAGGTGCAGGTATAAGTGGCAAGCAGTTACTTGGATCAGCACCCGTACCTCCACTTCCAGATGAGATCGTGTTTAGGGCTAAAACTGGTTTTAGTGTTCCAATCGGAAGCTGGCACGCCAATAAAGTGGTTAAGTCTCAACGACAGCCTACGATCCGAGCATGGAGCAGGCATGTTATTGAGCACTTCACCAATGCAATTGAACCGGATTTTAAAGCGCATCTATGA
- a CDS encoding mannose-1-phosphate guanylyltransferase/mannose-6-phosphate isomerase gives MTNPKILPIILCGGSGTRLWPLSRKAFPKQFVPLVDKKSLVQLTFERMLYLSDTVMTVAAEEHRFLVQEASDAAKVKARHILEPMGRNTAPAMAVAALNSGPDDLLLFAPADHHIPDGLAFAKTVKRAVPAAEAGNIVTFGIVPTFPSTAYGYIAQGIVLEDGYTFRVEQFKEKPNTETAKSLLLRGGNLWNAGIFLIKASVLLNALSEHALDILQNCKQAVEKQSVDGAFIRLDPEAFTSCRADSIDYAVLEKSQSVVVVPYTGQWSDVGSWNAVATLNEADADGNRNYGQGHVLDSKNTFVHAPHRLVVALGTTDLIIIDTPDAVMVVAASHAEKVKEVVTYLEQQAISQATQHRRTARPWGVYDSVDSGDRFQVKRITVKPGAQLSLQMHHHRAEHWIVVKGTAKVTRGDETFLLSENQSTYIPLGTTHRLENPGKTPLELIEVQSGSYLGEDDIVRFDDAYGRIASVIPIKNQA, from the coding sequence ATGACCAATCCCAAAATATTACCAATCATCCTCTGTGGTGGAAGCGGCACACGATTGTGGCCGCTGTCGCGCAAAGCTTTTCCAAAGCAGTTTGTGCCTTTAGTCGACAAAAAAAGTTTGGTACAACTTACTTTTGAACGCATGCTTTATTTATCCGACACGGTCATGACTGTAGCTGCCGAAGAGCATCGATTTTTGGTGCAAGAGGCGAGCGATGCCGCAAAGGTAAAAGCGCGTCATATCTTGGAACCTATGGGTAGGAATACCGCGCCTGCCATGGCGGTGGCCGCATTAAATTCCGGTCCTGATGATTTACTATTATTTGCCCCGGCTGACCACCATATTCCCGACGGATTGGCTTTTGCCAAGACCGTCAAAAGAGCGGTACCTGCTGCGGAGGCGGGTAACATTGTCACTTTTGGAATTGTGCCGACTTTTCCAAGTACGGCATACGGTTATATCGCCCAAGGTATCGTATTGGAAGATGGTTATACCTTTCGAGTGGAGCAATTCAAAGAGAAGCCGAATACTGAAACTGCTAAAAGCCTTTTACTGCGTGGTGGCAATCTTTGGAACGCAGGTATTTTTCTTATCAAGGCGAGTGTTTTATTAAATGCCTTATCTGAGCATGCACTGGATATTCTTCAAAATTGTAAACAGGCTGTGGAGAAACAAAGTGTTGATGGGGCATTTATTCGCCTTGATCCGGAAGCATTTACGTCCTGTCGTGCGGATAGCATCGACTACGCCGTATTAGAAAAAAGTCAGTCAGTCGTCGTAGTTCCGTACACCGGTCAATGGAGTGACGTAGGTAGTTGGAATGCAGTAGCGACACTAAATGAGGCTGACGCAGACGGGAATCGTAATTATGGACAAGGACATGTGCTGGACTCAAAGAATACGTTTGTGCATGCGCCTCATCGATTGGTAGTGGCACTAGGGACGACTGATTTAATCATTATTGATACGCCTGATGCTGTGATGGTCGTTGCGGCCAGTCACGCAGAAAAAGTCAAAGAAGTAGTAACGTACCTTGAGCAACAGGCCATTTCTCAAGCGACACAGCATAGGCGAACTGCCCGCCCTTGGGGCGTATATGACAGTGTGGATAGCGGTGACCGTTTTCAAGTTAAGCGCATTACCGTAAAACCAGGCGCACAACTCTCTCTTCAAATGCACCACCATAGAGCGGAGCATTGGATTGTTGTAAAAGGGACCGCAAAAGTCACTCGTGGCGATGAAACCTTTCTACTTTCAGAAAACCAATCCACTTATATTCCTTTGGGCACTACTCACAGATTAGAAAATCCGGGGAAAACACCACTGGAACTCATCGAAGTGCAAAGTGGTAGTTACCTAGGAGAAGACGATATTGTGCGTTTTGACGATGCATATGGGCGCATTGCCTCAGTTATCCCAATTAAAAATCAAGCCTGA